A part of Maridesulfovibrio hydrothermalis AM13 = DSM 14728 genomic DNA contains:
- the rfbD gene encoding dTDP-4-dehydrorhamnose reductase: protein MIDLAGKKAIILGGRTGLLGRTLTEKLQEHDIVTIPLSRNDFDPLNEESLSALLERKKPDLIFNTIAYTKVDQAEDEENKAHLLNTTFPAMLARLAKSQNCKLIHFSTDFVFDGKKDSPYTETDPTNPQSVYGDTKLSGEEKLLESGYENILIIRTAWLFGPYKTNFIHKILNFARERENLTVVHDQSGSPTYTPDLAEYTIALLKNEAKGIFNVVNSGKASWCELADEAISCSAINCRVDPVPTSAYPTKAKRPPYSVLDTSKLTEVTGITPRPWVQALRDYIYNDLKNHLED, encoded by the coding sequence ATGATTGATCTGGCAGGCAAAAAAGCTATTATTTTAGGTGGAAGAACCGGCCTTCTCGGGCGAACTTTGACTGAGAAGCTGCAAGAACATGATATCGTAACAATCCCCTTGTCCCGTAATGACTTTGATCCGCTAAATGAAGAATCTCTTTCAGCACTGCTGGAAAGAAAAAAGCCGGACCTGATATTTAACACCATAGCCTACACCAAGGTAGATCAGGCTGAAGATGAGGAAAATAAAGCCCACCTGCTGAACACAACTTTTCCGGCAATGCTCGCAAGACTGGCCAAGTCGCAGAACTGCAAGCTGATCCATTTCAGCACTGATTTTGTATTCGACGGCAAAAAAGACTCCCCCTATACCGAAACAGATCCCACCAATCCTCAATCTGTTTACGGTGACACCAAGCTTTCAGGTGAAGAAAAACTTCTGGAATCCGGTTACGAAAACATCCTCATCATCCGTACAGCATGGCTTTTCGGACCTTATAAAACAAATTTCATACATAAAATTTTGAACTTTGCCAGAGAACGTGAAAATCTGACCGTTGTTCATGATCAGAGCGGTTCTCCAACCTATACTCCCGACCTTGCAGAATATACCATCGCACTGCTCAAAAACGAGGCCAAAGGAATTTTTAATGTTGTTAACTCAGGCAAGGCCAGCTGGTGCGAACTTGCTGATGAAGCTATCAGCTGTTCCGCCATCAACTGCCGCGTAGATCCCGTCCCCACTAGTGCTTACCCCACCAAAGCGAAAAGACCGCCCTACTCTGTTCTGGATACCTCAAAACTGACCGAGGTGACCGGAATAACTCCACGCCCGTGGGTACAAGCCCTCAGGGATTACATCTACAATGATCTTAAAAACCATCTAGAAGATTAA
- the rfbB gene encoding dTDP-glucose 4,6-dehydratase, whose protein sequence is MRLLITGGCGFIGTNFIYLMQERHPDWKIFNLDKLTYAGNRKNLLKLEQDENSGYTFIHGDICDKKLVTSVLNDHKIDAVVNFAAESHVDRSINDPAPFLTTNTLGAQNIMECARSAGIEKFVHVSTDEVYGTLGPDDPAFTEAHPMEPNSPYSASKAGADLMARAYFETYKFPVSITRCSNNYGPYQFPEKLIPLMFLKAQAGEKLPIYGDGSNIRDWIYVDDHCTGVELTLLKGQPGKVYNFGGAAEKTNLELVHELIAILGSDESLITYVKDRPGHDMRYAMNYALAEKELGFTPAVTFNEGIRKTIKWYQNNGPWLEEVLSGSYREFMDQWYGERK, encoded by the coding sequence ATGCGACTTCTCATTACCGGTGGATGCGGCTTTATCGGAACAAATTTCATTTACCTCATGCAGGAAAGACATCCTGACTGGAAAATATTCAATCTTGACAAGCTTACTTACGCCGGAAATCGCAAAAATCTACTGAAACTGGAACAAGATGAAAACTCAGGATACACATTTATTCACGGCGATATCTGCGATAAAAAGCTGGTCACCTCTGTTCTGAATGATCATAAAATTGATGCAGTGGTGAACTTCGCAGCTGAATCTCACGTGGACAGGTCTATCAATGATCCGGCCCCTTTTCTGACAACCAACACTCTGGGCGCGCAAAACATCATGGAATGCGCACGTAGTGCCGGTATTGAAAAATTCGTCCACGTTTCTACAGATGAAGTCTACGGGACTCTCGGCCCCGATGACCCTGCTTTCACTGAAGCACATCCGATGGAACCCAACAGCCCCTACTCCGCATCCAAAGCTGGAGCAGACCTTATGGCGCGAGCCTATTTTGAAACTTACAAATTCCCGGTATCCATCACCAGATGTTCCAACAACTACGGTCCCTACCAGTTTCCGGAAAAACTAATCCCCCTCATGTTTTTAAAAGCCCAAGCAGGGGAAAAACTCCCCATTTATGGAGACGGTTCAAATATTCGCGACTGGATTTATGTTGATGACCACTGCACCGGAGTTGAGCTTACCCTGCTTAAAGGGCAACCCGGCAAAGTCTACAACTTCGGCGGGGCAGCGGAAAAAACCAACCTTGAACTGGTGCATGAACTTATTGCCATCCTCGGCAGTGATGAATCCTTGATCACCTATGTGAAAGACAGACCCGGCCATGACATGCGCTACGCCATGAATTACGCCCTTGCTGAAAAAGAGTTAGGATTTACGCCGGCTGTGACTTTTAATGAAGGCATACGCAAAACCATCAAGTGGTATCAAAACAATGGCCCCTGGCTTGAAGAAGTACTGAGCGGATCTTACCGCGAATTTATGGACCAATGGTACGGAGAGCGAAAATGA
- a CDS encoding tRNA (cytidine(34)-2'-O)-methyltransferase, with translation MKQEKFINPFSIVLFEPEIPPNTGNIARLCAGTDTALHLIEPLGFSISDKHLKRAGLDYWPSVKLSVWKNWQEFKDNVQSGRLITTSAKRGSSLFKFKFMPGDHLVFGPETRGLPNWMFDEFEHAVNIPITDNVRSLNLSTSAGIILYQALSCLDGDISFK, from the coding sequence ATGAAGCAGGAAAAATTTATCAATCCGTTCAGCATCGTACTTTTTGAGCCTGAAATACCACCAAATACCGGAAACATAGCCAGACTCTGCGCCGGAACAGATACCGCGCTGCATTTAATTGAGCCGCTTGGATTCTCTATATCTGATAAGCATCTCAAACGGGCGGGACTTGATTACTGGCCCAGCGTCAAACTTTCTGTCTGGAAAAACTGGCAGGAATTCAAAGATAATGTTCAATCAGGCAGACTGATAACTACAAGCGCCAAACGCGGTTCCTCTCTTTTTAAATTCAAGTTCATGCCCGGCGACCATCTTGTGTTCGGACCGGAAACACGCGGCCTGCCGAACTGGATGTTTGATGAGTTTGAACATGCTGTGAATATACCAATTACTGACAATGTCAGAAGTCTGAACCTCTCCACATCAGCAGGAATTATTCTTTATCAAGCACTGTCCTGCCTTGATGGGGATATTTCTTTCAAGTAA
- a CDS encoding RidA family protein produces MIVTTVNTENAPAAIGPYSQATIYNGQAFVSGQLGLSPKTGEFVSEDVEAQTRQALVNLKAILEACGSSLNKVISVDVFLTSMEDFATVNNVYAEYFSSHKPARAAIEVSALPKGGLVEIKCIAAI; encoded by the coding sequence ATGATCGTAACTACCGTAAATACCGAAAACGCACCCGCTGCAATCGGTCCGTATTCTCAGGCAACCATCTACAATGGTCAGGCTTTCGTCAGCGGCCAGCTTGGACTTTCTCCTAAAACGGGCGAATTTGTTTCCGAAGATGTTGAAGCACAGACCAGACAGGCCCTTGTAAACCTCAAAGCAATCCTTGAAGCATGCGGAAGCTCTTTAAACAAGGTAATCAGCGTTGATGTATTTCTGACCAGCATGGAAGATTTCGCAACTGTCAACAACGTATATGCTGAATATTTTTCATCTCACAAACCAGCAAGAGCCGCCATAGAAGTCAGCGCGCTCCCCAAAGGCGGCCTTGTTGAAATCAAGTGCATTGCAGCCATTTAA